The following nucleotide sequence is from Tolumonas lignilytica.
TGGAAGCACTGGAAAAATGTCTGCCGCAGCTGGAACAAGCTGGCATGCTGCGTGCGCTGGATCTGAGCGATGCGGATAAAGCAGCCATCCGTTACCTGAGTTTTCTGACGCTGAAACCAACCATGTACATTGCCAACGTCAATGAAGATGGTTTTGAAAACAACCCATACCTGGATCAGGTACGCGCGATTGCAGAAAAAGAAGGCTCCGTGGTAGTGCCAGTCTGTGCCGCCATCGAAGCCGATCTGGCGGAAATGGAAGATGAAGATCGTGCTGAATTCATGGCCGAGTTAGGTCTGGAAGAACCCGGTCTGAACCGAGTGATCCGTGCTGGCTACAAACTGCTGAACCTGCAAACCTATTTCACTGCGGGCGTCAAAGAAGTGCGTGCCTGGACCATTCCTGTGGGTGCAACCGCACCTCAAGCCGCCGGTAAGATCCATACCGACTTCGAAAAAGGCTTTATCCGCGCGCAGACCATTTCGTTTGAAGACTTCATCACCTACAAGGGTGAACAGGGTGCAAAAGAAGCCGGTAAAATGCGAGCCGAAGGTAAAGACTACATCGTTAAAGATGGTGACGTACTGAACTTCCTATTTAACGTCTGATACGTACGCCTTTCTGTTCCCGATGCCCGCTTTTGCGGGCATTTTTGTTTAAATTCAAAAAGAAACCACATTTTTAAAATAATAATTTATTGCACATCCCCGCTTCCTCACGTACAAATTAACTCCTCCTTGTTATTATTCAGCGACTACTATAATTATATAATTTCAATAATATCGTTCAGCTAAGAGAGAGCCGCAGTCGATGA
It contains:
- the ychF gene encoding redox-regulated ATPase YchF — its product is MGFKCGIVGLPNVGKSTLFNALTKAGIEAANFPFCTIEPNTGVVPMPDPRLDQLAAIIKPQRIVPTTMEFVDIAGLVKGASKGEGLGNQFLTNIRETEAIGHVVRCFENDNIIHVSGKVNPAEDIETINTELALADLDTCERAIQRVQKKAKGGDKDAKAELEALEKCLPQLEQAGMLRALDLSDADKAAIRYLSFLTLKPTMYIANVNEDGFENNPYLDQVRAIAEKEGSVVVPVCAAIEADLAEMEDEDRAEFMAELGLEEPGLNRVIRAGYKLLNLQTYFTAGVKEVRAWTIPVGATAPQAAGKIHTDFEKGFIRAQTISFEDFITYKGEQGAKEAGKMRAEGKDYIVKDGDVLNFLFNV